One Photobacterium sp. TY1-4 genomic window carries:
- a CDS encoding Lrp/AsnC family transcriptional regulator: protein MDTKDKQILAALQSDVRKTTAEIADMVGLSVSPCARRIRKLEADGVISGYQVKLDRQKMGLMMTFFVNVRLSQHRDQVISEFETAVETMDEVISCHVISGAYDYLMEVVSKDLAHYEAFMRKLQTLSMVQDINTNLAIRPVKQGTPLPMR from the coding sequence ATGGATACCAAAGACAAACAGATCCTCGCGGCACTGCAGAGTGATGTCCGCAAAACCACGGCTGAGATTGCGGATATGGTCGGTTTGTCCGTTTCCCCTTGTGCCCGGCGGATCCGCAAGCTGGAAGCGGACGGGGTGATATCAGGGTATCAGGTCAAGTTGGATCGCCAGAAAATGGGGTTGATGATGACCTTTTTCGTCAATGTCCGGCTCAGCCAGCACCGGGACCAGGTGATCAGTGAATTTGAAACGGCGGTTGAAACCATGGATGAAGTGATCAGCTGCCATGTGATTTCCGGCGCTTACGATTACCTGATGGAAGTGGTCAGCAAAGATCTCGCCCATTACGAAGCCTTTATGCGCAAGCTGCAAACCTTGAGCATGGTGCAGGACATCAATACCAATCTCGCGATTCGTCCGGTGAAGCAGGGCACACCACTGCCGATGAGATAG
- a CDS encoding iron-containing alcohol dehydrogenase → MNKFTYHNPTRIHFGEGQIAAIANDIPQDKKVLVLYGGGSIKSNGVYDQVVTALAHHQWGEFSGIEPNPQYDTLMQAVAKIQSEGYDYLLAVGGGSVIDGTKFVAAAASYTGDDPWHILANNEPVTAALPLACVLTLPATGSENNMGSVVSRGKDKLAFMSPLVQPRFAVLDPQTTLSLSPRQVANGVVDAYVHVMEQYLTYPADAKVQDRFAEGLLLTLIEEGPKALATPNDMAVRSNVMWAATQALNGLIGVGVPQDWTTHMIGHELTGNYGIDHARTLSIVLPAVMQEQRSAKEAKLLQYGERIFGITEGTTEERIDAAIAQTIAFFKQMTVPTRLADVELGSDAVDVIMASLESHGMTALGEHGKIGLAESRAILNTAL, encoded by the coding sequence ATGAACAAATTTACTTATCACAACCCGACACGCATTCATTTCGGAGAAGGTCAAATCGCGGCAATTGCCAACGATATTCCTCAAGATAAGAAAGTCCTGGTGCTTTACGGCGGCGGCTCGATTAAAAGCAATGGCGTTTATGATCAGGTCGTTACTGCGCTTGCCCATCACCAATGGGGCGAGTTTTCCGGCATTGAGCCGAACCCGCAGTACGATACCCTGATGCAGGCGGTTGCCAAAATTCAGTCCGAAGGCTATGACTACCTGCTGGCCGTCGGCGGCGGCTCGGTAATTGACGGCACCAAGTTCGTCGCTGCGGCGGCAAGCTACACCGGTGACGATCCTTGGCACATCCTGGCCAACAATGAACCAGTGACTGCGGCACTGCCACTGGCCTGTGTCCTGACGCTGCCGGCCACCGGCTCAGAAAACAACATGGGCTCCGTGGTCTCCCGCGGGAAAGACAAGCTGGCCTTTATGTCGCCGCTGGTTCAGCCACGTTTTGCCGTTCTGGATCCGCAAACCACGCTCAGCCTGTCGCCACGTCAGGTCGCCAATGGCGTGGTCGACGCCTATGTTCACGTGATGGAGCAATACCTGACTTACCCGGCGGATGCCAAAGTTCAGGATCGCTTCGCCGAAGGCTTGCTACTCACGTTGATCGAAGAAGGTCCGAAAGCACTGGCAACCCCGAACGATATGGCGGTACGCTCGAACGTCATGTGGGCCGCCACCCAGGCACTGAATGGTCTGATTGGCGTGGGGGTTCCTCAAGACTGGACCACCCACATGATTGGCCACGAGCTGACCGGTAACTACGGCATTGACCATGCCCGTACCCTGAGCATCGTGCTGCCGGCAGTGATGCAAGAACAACGCAGCGCCAAAGAAGCAAAATTGCTGCAATACGGCGAGCGTATCTTCGGTATCACTGAAGGCACCACAGAGGAGCGCATTGATGCCGCCATCGCTCAAACCATCGCGTTCTTCAAGCAAATGACGGTGCCAACCCGTCTGGCTGATGTGGAACTGGGCAGCGATGCAGTGGATGTCATCATGGCCAGCCTGGAAAGCCACGGCATGACCGCGCTGGGCGAGCACGGCAAGATCGGGCTGGCAGAGAGCCGCGCGATCCTCAATACTGCGCTGTAA
- a CDS encoding AraC family transcriptional regulator, producing MKKNATLAESVCQYYGLDRRQGRVETLIPGVRLFRLTQYCKVTPQMYQQGVVVLFQGNKIGHLNDYQFEYDTEHCLIVATPYPIACETFASEDAPLIGVDIEFDLATIQQLVEMLEQQDPPFVFDSDLHGRGVAASPITPQVTDCMARLLTAMQHPLDARVLGPQLLREFFYLLLQGKQGHLLSQYCKQDSALARVSKVINHVQAHYPQKLVIDDLAQMAGMSTSAFHRTFKQVVTDPPLQYIKKIRLNKARTLIVQDGMPANVAATQVGYESAAQFSREFKRYFGLPPSKAAEIGAMAS from the coding sequence ATGAAAAAGAATGCCACTTTGGCCGAGTCCGTTTGTCAGTATTATGGGCTGGATAGACGGCAAGGGCGGGTCGAAACACTGATCCCCGGGGTTCGGCTGTTCCGACTGACCCAGTATTGTAAGGTCACCCCGCAAATGTACCAACAGGGCGTGGTGGTCCTTTTTCAGGGCAATAAGATCGGTCACTTGAACGATTACCAGTTTGAATATGACACCGAACATTGTCTGATTGTGGCGACGCCGTATCCGATAGCCTGTGAAACCTTTGCTTCGGAAGATGCCCCGTTGATTGGGGTCGATATTGAATTTGATCTGGCGACGATTCAGCAGCTGGTGGAGATGCTTGAGCAGCAGGATCCCCCGTTTGTATTCGATTCGGACCTGCATGGCCGGGGGGTGGCGGCTTCTCCGATCACGCCCCAGGTGACCGATTGCATGGCGCGCCTGCTGACGGCGATGCAACATCCACTGGATGCCAGGGTGCTGGGGCCGCAGCTGCTGAGGGAGTTTTTCTACTTACTGTTGCAGGGTAAGCAGGGGCACTTGCTGTCGCAATATTGTAAACAAGACAGTGCCTTGGCGCGGGTCTCGAAGGTGATCAACCATGTGCAGGCCCATTATCCACAGAAACTGGTGATTGATGATCTGGCCCAGATGGCCGGCATGAGTACCTCGGCATTTCACCGGACGTTTAAGCAGGTGGTGACGGATCCGCCGCTGCAATACATTAAGAAAATCCGTTTGAACAAAGCCCGGACCCTGATTGTCCAGGACGGGATGCCCGCCAATGTGGCAGCGACGCAGGTTGGCTATGAAAGTGCGGCGCAGTTCAGTCGCGAGTTTAAGCGCTATTTCGGTTTGCCGCCGAGCAAAGCGGCAGAGATTGGCGCCATGGCATCTTAG
- a CDS encoding helix-turn-helix transcriptional regulator, with the protein MTTTRSLEDLIKQLYGALILPDGFTPFFSEFIRQFNLRSGGVLMANQITGETRIIWCEGLSITDLSTFQSHYEQIDPLVGQLTQSQPGHFCYLGVETTEQLQITHPDYYQKWLSPLDIQYAAGAVLAADEEWISQLFFQRRADQGDFTTEERRTLTQLLPHIQHALHLYHLKVDQDKTHLLSQLLFDQIQLPVLLVDQFGNVCQQNAKACQYLARTHSVKVVNRRIHWHSPQKTTEIRQAIQHSIAHEQVETLQLNSSQMMPVIITVTPLLAVDAATDKGAAVFIYNADNKPILDPQALMALFQLSRNEANVSCSLVDGLSPAEIAERHYLSPETVRTYLKRIMKKTDTSRQSELVAKLIASPAYYASSNLPIS; encoded by the coding sequence ATGACCACAACCCGTTCCCTCGAGGATTTGATCAAGCAATTGTACGGCGCCTTAATTTTGCCGGACGGATTCACGCCTTTTTTCTCCGAATTTATCCGGCAATTTAATTTACGCTCCGGCGGTGTGCTGATGGCAAATCAGATCACCGGGGAAACCCGGATCATTTGGTGCGAAGGTCTTTCGATCACCGATTTATCCACATTTCAGTCTCACTACGAACAGATTGATCCCTTAGTCGGGCAGTTGACCCAATCGCAACCGGGGCATTTTTGCTACCTCGGCGTTGAGACGACCGAACAACTGCAAATCACCCACCCGGATTATTACCAAAAGTGGCTTAGTCCATTGGATATTCAGTATGCAGCCGGTGCGGTCCTGGCCGCGGATGAGGAATGGATCAGCCAGCTTTTCTTTCAACGTCGGGCTGATCAGGGGGATTTTACTACTGAAGAGCGACGCACCCTGACCCAACTGCTCCCCCATATCCAACACGCGCTTCACCTGTATCATCTGAAAGTTGATCAAGATAAAACCCACCTCCTTTCACAATTACTGTTTGATCAAATTCAGCTGCCGGTTCTGCTGGTGGATCAATTCGGGAACGTTTGTCAGCAGAATGCAAAAGCCTGCCAGTACTTGGCCCGCACCCATTCGGTGAAAGTGGTGAATCGTCGCATCCATTGGCACAGCCCGCAAAAAACAACCGAGATCCGCCAGGCCATCCAACACAGTATTGCGCATGAACAAGTCGAAACCCTGCAATTAAACTCCAGCCAGATGATGCCGGTGATCATCACCGTCACTCCGCTGCTGGCGGTGGATGCCGCTACGGACAAAGGCGCCGCGGTCTTTATCTACAATGCCGACAATAAACCCATCTTAGATCCACAAGCCCTGATGGCCCTATTCCAACTGTCGAGAAATGAAGCCAATGTCAGCTGCAGCCTTGTGGACGGACTTTCACCGGCGGAAATTGCCGAGCGACACTACCTCTCCCCCGAAACCGTGCGCACCTATCTCAAGCGGATCATGAAAAAGACTGATACATCGCGCCAAAGTGAATTGGTGGCAAAACTCATCGCCAGCCCGGCCTACTATGCTTCTTCAAATCTGCCGATCAGTTAA
- a CDS encoding methyl-accepting chemotaxis protein, producing the protein MFISKSRHQDALQQKQNQHDAEVRALHEEIAALTQQLEQKGEKHTKLESKVVLNAELSAHQQQGNELLNTIRTSLIDSAEQLHAEEHHLSELAEIFGQTRDAVKRLGSRTQMIVQQAEQSKSLVVRLDEAAAGINKFLEVIRNISEQTNLLALNAAIEAARAGESGRGFAVVADEVRSLAATSNEASNNIDTLVSEVKSLTEGLKTANEENLACVEEVSCSNVQIGTVIEQVLTSSSQMKNVIESTSVRAFLETVKLDHTVWKNDIYNRLATSNYGAVNGHTECRLGHWYFQGAGYEHYRHLDVFQAIDRPHKEVHDMGKQALTAKQAGDYDLLLTSTAAMERASKEVVELIDDLITRVTHA; encoded by the coding sequence ATGTTTATCTCCAAAAGTCGGCATCAGGATGCCCTACAACAAAAACAAAACCAACACGATGCTGAAGTGCGGGCGTTGCATGAAGAGATTGCGGCGTTGACACAACAGCTCGAGCAAAAAGGGGAGAAGCACACCAAGCTTGAGTCGAAAGTGGTCTTGAATGCCGAATTATCCGCGCATCAACAGCAAGGGAATGAACTGCTCAATACAATTCGTACCAGCTTAATTGACAGTGCTGAACAATTGCATGCTGAAGAGCACCATTTATCTGAGCTGGCGGAAATTTTCGGCCAGACCCGGGATGCCGTGAAACGGTTGGGCTCCCGGACGCAGATGATTGTCCAGCAGGCCGAGCAGAGCAAATCTTTGGTGGTGCGGTTGGATGAAGCCGCCGCAGGGATTAATAAATTCCTGGAGGTGATTCGTAATATTTCCGAACAAACCAACTTGCTGGCATTAAATGCGGCAATTGAAGCGGCGCGGGCGGGGGAATCCGGACGGGGATTCGCAGTGGTTGCCGATGAAGTACGCAGCCTGGCCGCCACCAGTAATGAAGCCAGTAACAATATCGACACCCTGGTGAGTGAGGTTAAATCATTGACGGAAGGGTTGAAAACGGCCAACGAAGAGAACCTGGCCTGTGTCGAGGAAGTCTCTTGCAGTAATGTCCAGATTGGTACCGTGATTGAGCAGGTCCTCACCAGCAGTAGTCAAATGAAAAACGTGATTGAATCGACGTCGGTGCGGGCTTTTCTGGAAACGGTCAAATTAGACCATACCGTTTGGAAAAACGACATTTATAACCGCTTAGCGACCAGCAATTATGGAGCCGTCAACGGCCATACAGAATGTCGGTTAGGCCATTGGTATTTTCAAGGGGCGGGCTATGAGCATTATCGCCACCTGGATGTTTTTCAGGCCATTGATCGTCCACATAAAGAAGTTCATGACATGGGTAAACAGGCACTGACTGCCAAACAGGCCGGCGATTATGATTTGTTGCTGACGTCGACGGCGGCAATGGAAAGGGCCAGTAAAGAAGTGGTCGAGCTGATTGACGATCTGATTACCCGGGTGACACATGCCTAA
- a CDS encoding AMP-binding protein codes for MNTIRNTDSAPLAPKKPLSVGFYALSEMMLSARPEALSVAFTGDERVSWPQFTADVAAWSEWLCGQKARRWALCFDDSYHFAVGFMAAAHAGKHLILPGNTQPAALAELIDQFDGLLHDRPDLAEIAHAYSLPENQPVSVTGLPFTALSAEQVSLTLFTSGSSGKPKAVGKSLSGLEAEIAALEHLWGADLAETQVVSTVSHQHIYGLLFRVLWPLCAGRPFSRQALDYPEQVMAHAKTSIVLITSPALLKRLGDNAVPADETYCAIFSSGGPLPLAAARQSQALLGSLPYEVFGSTETGGIGYRQQQDAQTCWQLFYPIEMSVNDQHCLQIRSPFINAKQWYQTDDLGELCGERQFVLKGRADRVVKIEEKRIALAEVERRLSQLIWVEEAAVLPLQQGERLALGAVLTLTTEGRQLQGQVGQGQFWVQLRRALRGWLEPVGIPRRFRVVEEMPVNRQGKRQVGALQRLFEVSVADHEQG; via the coding sequence GTGAATACAATCAGGAACACGGACAGCGCCCCGCTGGCGCCGAAAAAGCCCTTGTCAGTGGGGTTTTACGCCTTATCAGAAATGATGTTGTCCGCTCGGCCCGAAGCTTTGAGCGTCGCTTTTACAGGCGATGAACGGGTGAGCTGGCCGCAGTTTACCGCCGACGTGGCGGCCTGGAGCGAGTGGTTGTGCGGTCAAAAAGCCCGCCGGTGGGCCTTGTGTTTTGATGATAGCTACCACTTTGCTGTGGGATTCATGGCCGCGGCGCATGCCGGAAAACATCTGATTTTGCCCGGAAATACTCAGCCTGCGGCACTGGCCGAACTGATTGATCAATTTGACGGGTTGTTACATGACCGCCCGGATCTGGCCGAGATAGCGCATGCGTATTCACTCCCTGAGAATCAACCGGTGTCAGTCACCGGCCTGCCCTTCACGGCGTTGTCGGCGGAGCAGGTCTCGTTGACGCTGTTTACATCCGGTTCCAGCGGTAAACCAAAGGCGGTGGGGAAATCTCTATCCGGACTGGAAGCGGAAATCGCCGCGCTGGAGCATTTGTGGGGCGCTGACCTGGCTGAGACGCAGGTTGTCAGCACGGTATCCCACCAACATATTTATGGCCTGTTGTTCCGGGTGTTGTGGCCGCTGTGTGCAGGCCGGCCGTTCAGTCGTCAGGCCCTGGATTATCCTGAGCAGGTGATGGCTCATGCCAAGACCTCGATCGTACTCATTACCAGCCCGGCATTGCTCAAACGGCTAGGGGATAACGCGGTCCCCGCAGATGAGACTTATTGCGCGATTTTTTCATCCGGCGGTCCGCTGCCGCTGGCGGCGGCCCGGCAAAGTCAGGCTCTGTTGGGTTCTTTGCCGTACGAAGTGTTCGGGAGCACCGAGACCGGCGGGATAGGTTATCGGCAGCAACAGGATGCCCAGACTTGCTGGCAGCTGTTCTATCCGATTGAAATGTCCGTCAATGATCAGCATTGCTTGCAGATCCGTTCGCCGTTTATCAATGCAAAGCAGTGGTACCAGACCGATGATCTGGGCGAGCTGTGTGGCGAGCGGCAATTTGTATTGAAAGGCCGGGCCGATCGGGTGGTGAAGATTGAAGAGAAGCGCATTGCTCTGGCGGAAGTCGAACGTCGGCTGAGCCAGTTAATCTGGGTCGAAGAGGCCGCGGTACTGCCGCTACAGCAGGGAGAACGACTGGCCCTGGGCGCCGTGCTCACGCTGACCACCGAAGGCCGGCAGCTGCAAGGCCAGGTCGGTCAAGGCCAGTTCTGGGTGCAACTGCGTCGGGCGCTTCGAGGATGGCTGGAGCCGGTTGGTATTCCGCGGCGTTTCCGGGTGGTTGAGGAAATGCCCGTGAACCGGCAGGGCAAACGCCAGGTCGGTGCGTTACAGCGGCTTTTTGAAGTGAGTGTCGCAGATCATGAACAAGGTTGA
- a CDS encoding 3-hydroxyacyl-ACP dehydratase FabZ family protein, with protein MLKRAPQVISTQYQADQIILTMWIDPELADFQGHFAGYPLLPGVTQIGWAQVFGKEFWQPRVFAGMENVKFQQPVRPGDTVVLTLNWASDTSKLSFWYASAPDIEGKSVIHTSGRIRFLPA; from the coding sequence GTGCTAAAACGAGCCCCCCAGGTGATTTCAACGCAGTACCAAGCCGATCAGATAATCCTGACCATGTGGATTGATCCTGAACTGGCGGATTTTCAGGGGCATTTTGCTGGTTACCCGTTGTTACCCGGGGTGACTCAAATCGGCTGGGCGCAGGTGTTCGGCAAAGAATTTTGGCAACCTCGGGTCTTTGCCGGGATGGAAAACGTGAAATTTCAACAGCCGGTCCGGCCCGGCGATACCGTGGTTCTGACGCTGAACTGGGCGTCCGACACTTCTAAGCTTTCTTTTTGGTATGCGTCGGCACCGGATATTGAAGGTAAATCAGTTATACATACGTCCGGGCGGATCCGATTTCTTCCGGCGTAG
- a CDS encoding beta-ketoacyl-[acyl-carrier-protein] synthase family protein produces the protein MKATDQNISRAAPVYIHACASHSALGCSEQQIRQRLADGVSPDLVTEIRWLNQGMATVVGKAAGERPTLPERLQANDSGNNRLALSVLQAIEPQVQQAITAYGADRVAVIAGTSTSGIADTEAAILTQQETGAFPSSYGYQTHELGSISAFVADYFGVSGPAYTISTACSSSGRVFLAARRLLSTGMADAVIVGGTDSLCQLTINGFYGLDAMSDSLCNPFSANREGINIGEASAFMLLSLQRPATTDKPIALLGAGDSSDAHHISAPHPEGKGAEEAMRRALADAGLTADAIGYINAHGTSTPLNDAMEAKAIYRIFGDQVPVSSTKPLTGHTLGAASAVEAAICWHILRDQLPLPVQVHDGVRDPSMAPINLVQPGMVLTQPAILSNSFAFGGNNISLIFGHPHDA, from the coding sequence ATGAAAGCAACAGATCAAAACATTTCCCGGGCAGCGCCAGTCTATATCCATGCCTGTGCCAGCCATTCTGCGCTGGGTTGTTCGGAGCAGCAAATCCGCCAGCGTCTGGCAGACGGGGTTTCGCCCGATTTGGTTACGGAGATCAGATGGTTAAATCAGGGGATGGCGACCGTGGTCGGGAAAGCCGCTGGCGAGCGCCCGACACTGCCCGAGCGGTTACAGGCAAATGATTCCGGCAATAATCGTCTGGCCCTGTCAGTACTGCAGGCAATTGAACCACAGGTTCAACAGGCCATCACTGCCTATGGCGCTGATCGGGTTGCCGTGATTGCAGGAACCAGTACTTCAGGGATCGCCGATACGGAAGCCGCGATTTTAACGCAGCAGGAAACCGGCGCGTTTCCGTCATCTTACGGATATCAGACACATGAACTCGGAAGTATCTCCGCGTTTGTCGCGGACTATTTCGGGGTGAGCGGTCCGGCCTATACCATTTCCACGGCTTGCTCTTCCAGTGGTCGGGTGTTCCTGGCTGCGCGGCGTTTGTTAAGCACCGGCATGGCGGACGCGGTGATTGTCGGCGGCACGGACTCGTTGTGTCAGCTGACTATTAACGGCTTCTATGGCCTGGATGCCATGTCCGATAGCCTGTGTAATCCGTTTAGCGCCAACCGCGAAGGGATTAATATCGGCGAGGCATCCGCCTTTATGTTGCTGTCTCTGCAGCGGCCTGCGACGACGGACAAGCCGATCGCACTGCTGGGTGCCGGGGATAGCTCTGATGCCCACCATATTTCGGCACCGCATCCCGAAGGGAAAGGGGCAGAAGAGGCGATGCGAAGAGCGCTGGCCGATGCCGGGCTGACGGCGGATGCGATTGGCTATATCAATGCACACGGTACATCGACACCGCTGAATGATGCCATGGAGGCGAAAGCGATTTACCGGATATTCGGAGACCAAGTGCCCGTCAGCTCGACCAAACCGCTGACCGGACACACGCTCGGGGCTGCCAGTGCGGTGGAGGCGGCGATTTGCTGGCATATTTTGCGGGATCAACTGCCATTGCCGGTTCAGGTTCATGATGGCGTCCGGGATCCATCTATGGCCCCGATCAACCTGGTCCAGCCGGGGATGGTGCTGACACAACCGGCGATTTTGAGTAACTCCTTTGCCTTTGGCGGCAATAACATCAGTTTGATTTTCGGCCATCCGCATGACGCATAA
- a CDS encoding hotdog family protein, whose protein sequence is MTHNVPSAEIPPLSRLLPHDTPMILLDTLIAVSDSSVHCQLTPTATHFFFDANAGELPGYVGIELMAQAVAAWDGYHAWLDGRAPAVGFLLGSRQYQASCPAFPVGQLLDIYAEQVTVGQQMVVFRCRIEQSGQVLASSQLNVFVPSPAQLAEMETGSES, encoded by the coding sequence ATGACGCATAATGTGCCAAGCGCGGAGATACCGCCGTTATCCCGGTTGTTGCCTCATGATACGCCGATGATCTTGCTCGATACCCTCATCGCGGTGAGTGATTCGAGCGTCCATTGTCAGCTCACGCCGACAGCAACGCATTTTTTCTTCGATGCTAACGCCGGGGAACTGCCGGGTTATGTCGGGATTGAACTGATGGCCCAGGCCGTAGCGGCCTGGGATGGCTATCATGCCTGGCTGGACGGCCGTGCGCCGGCCGTGGGCTTTTTACTCGGCAGCCGCCAGTATCAGGCGTCTTGTCCTGCCTTTCCGGTGGGGCAACTGCTCGACATCTATGCCGAACAGGTCACTGTCGGCCAGCAAATGGTGGTGTTCCGTTGTCGGATTGAGCAGTCAGGACAAGTGTTGGCCAGCAGTCAACTCAATGTATTTGTGCCCTCGCCAGCACAACTGGCAGAGATGGAAACAGGGAGTGAGTCATGA
- a CDS encoding 3-ketoacyl-ACP reductase FabG2, translated as MKRRVLVTGANKGIGRAVACQLARDGFEVVVHYRSDLAGAQETLAMMEAAGEVGGLLQFDIRERRQCQDVIETDIAAHGAYYGVVCNAGVSRDMAFPMMTGEDWDGVVHTNLDGFYNVLHPCVMPMVKLRRGGRIVTLASVSGLVGNRGQTNYSAAKAGVIGATKALALELAKRKITVNCVAPGLIDTGMVEDHVREQLVPTIPLQRMGAPEEVAGLVSYLMSDVAGYMTRQVISLNGGVA; from the coding sequence ATGAAGCGACGGGTGTTAGTGACCGGAGCGAACAAAGGGATCGGGCGTGCTGTCGCCTGCCAGTTGGCCCGGGATGGCTTTGAGGTTGTGGTTCATTACCGCAGCGATCTTGCCGGTGCGCAAGAGACGCTGGCAATGATGGAAGCGGCGGGTGAGGTCGGCGGATTACTGCAATTCGATATTCGGGAGCGTCGACAATGCCAGGATGTCATTGAGACCGATATTGCCGCCCATGGCGCATACTACGGCGTGGTCTGTAATGCCGGGGTCTCCCGGGACATGGCGTTTCCGATGATGACCGGAGAAGACTGGGACGGGGTGGTTCATACCAACCTGGATGGGTTTTACAATGTGCTGCATCCTTGCGTCATGCCGATGGTGAAGCTGCGCCGGGGAGGACGCATTGTGACGCTTGCTTCAGTGTCCGGATTGGTCGGGAACCGGGGGCAAACCAATTACAGTGCTGCTAAAGCCGGGGTGATCGGTGCGACGAAAGCGCTGGCGCTGGAGCTGGCGAAGCGGAAAATTACCGTCAATTGCGTCGCTCCGGGCTTGATCGATACCGGGATGGTGGAAGATCATGTCCGCGAGCAGCTCGTGCCGACAATACCGCTGCAACGCATGGGGGCACCGGAGGAAGTTGCCGGGCTCGTGAGCTATTTGATGTCTGATGTGGCCGGATATATGACGCGTCAGGTGATTTCGCTCAATGGCGGGGTGGCCTGA
- the mog gene encoding molybdopterin adenylyltransferase, whose amino-acid sequence MTKAKIGIVTVSDRASAGVYEDISGKAIIETLNAYLISDWEPVYEVIPDEQDVIEATLIKMADDLECSLIVTTGGTGPAKRDVTPEATEAVCDRMMPGFGELMRAESLKFVPTAILSRQTAGLRGDSLIVNLPGKPKSIRECLDAVFPAIPYCIDLMEGPYLECDEAVIKPFRPKQK is encoded by the coding sequence ATGACCAAAGCTAAAATTGGTATCGTGACGGTCAGCGATCGGGCCAGCGCCGGGGTGTATGAGGATATTTCAGGGAAAGCGATCATCGAGACCCTGAATGCGTACCTGATCTCCGACTGGGAGCCGGTGTATGAAGTGATCCCGGATGAGCAGGATGTCATTGAAGCGACCTTGATCAAAATGGCGGATGATCTGGAATGCAGCCTGATTGTGACAACCGGCGGCACCGGCCCGGCCAAGCGGGACGTAACCCCGGAAGCGACGGAAGCGGTGTGTGATCGGATGATGCCGGGCTTTGGTGAGCTGATGCGAGCAGAATCCCTGAAGTTTGTCCCGACGGCCATTCTGTCGCGTCAGACCGCCGGTTTGCGTGGTGACAGCCTGATTGTCAACTTGCCGGGCAAGCCGAAATCGATCCGCGAATGCCTGGATGCCGTTTTCCCTGCTATACCTTACTGTATTGATCTGATGGAAGGTCCATACCTGGAGTGTGATGAAGCGGTGATCAAGCCGTTCCGTCCGAAGCAAAAGTAA